Part of the Sinorhizobium sp. BG8 genome, AGACGGCGGCGAAATGCGCCTTCGGCAGCATCGAGCGCACCTGAGCGGCCGTCTTGCCGGTGTCGGTGAGGTCGTCGATGATCAGGATGCCTTCGCCCTCGTTCTGGGTGAGCTCCGGGGCGATCCCCTTGAGGACGTGCATTTCCCCCTGGGAAACGTAGTCGTGGTAGGAGGCGACGCAGACGGTCTCGATGAGGCGGATGTTGAGTTCGCGCGACACGATCGCCGCCGGCACCAGGCCGCCGCGGGTGATGCAGACGATCGCCCGCCATTCCCGGTCGCCGTCCGCCAGCCGCCACGCAAGCGCGCGGGCATCGCGGTGAAACTGATCCCAGGAGACGGGAAAGGCTTTCTCGGGCAGGGACATGACGGGCTCCTCGTTCGACGGAAAGCGGAAAGCTTCGCTCTAATCCAGTTCTACGCGCCTGGAAATCACCTGTAACGGCAAGGAACGGATGATCCACAGGCAAGCGGGAGCAGAGACCTCACCGCGACATCAGGACCGGAACGCGCGCCTCCATCATCATGGCGCTGG contains:
- the gpt gene encoding xanthine phosphoribosyltransferase, which codes for MSLPEKAFPVSWDQFHRDARALAWRLADGDREWRAIVCITRGGLVPAAIVSRELNIRLIETVCVASYHDYVSQGEMHVLKGIAPELTQNEGEGILIIDDLTDTGKTAAQVRSMLPKAHFAAVYAKPKGRPLVDTYVTEVSQDTWIYFPWDMGFTYQEPIAKGSRG